One genomic segment of Scylla paramamosain isolate STU-SP2022 chromosome 9, ASM3559412v1, whole genome shotgun sequence includes these proteins:
- the LOC135103323 gene encoding uncharacterized protein LOC135103323 yields MRRHNSYMSAINHSHNTGKLSYLHELCLFLLHFTLGVRESHELADYFWVSQCINLNIRFNPAGAVNSTLAVHTSSEITKASSLPASAKRHSFNAPLTPICPKPQPQPQPFHPSLSQCILASPSPSQPLSVHSSLSQSIPASPSPSQPLSVHSSLSQSIPASPSDNKAIWI; encoded by the exons ATGAGGAGACACAATTCTTATATGAGTGCCATCAATCACTCCCACAACACCGGGAAACTGAGTTACTTGCATGAACTCTGCCTGTTTTTGCTGCACTTCACGCTGGGTGTGAGGGAAAGCCACGAACTGGCAGATTACTTCTGGGTCAGCCAGTGCATCAATT TGAACATACGTTTTAACCCAGCGGGTGCTGTAAACAGTACGTTGGCGGTTCACACCAGTTCAGAA ATTACCAAGGCATCCAGTCTCCCAGCAAGTGCCAAGAGGCATTCATTCAATGCTCCGCTGACACCAATTTGCCCAAAG cctcagccccagccccagccttttcatcccagcctctcccagtgcatcctagcctctcccagtccatcccagcctctctcagtgcattccagcctctcccagtccatcccagcctctcccagtccatcccagcctctctcagtgcattccagcctctcccagtccatcccagcctctcccagtgataataaagcaatttggatttag